Part of the Cercospora beticola chromosome 5, complete sequence genome is shown below.
ATAAAAGGGCAAGaccgctcttcttcgcataCGGCGATATCGGCTCGACAGATCTTTGCGACTCGAATGGGTGGATACGAGGATCGACAGATGAGGCGCGATGAAGACCGTATTTGAAGATGAAGTTCTGCAGTGGCGAATACGCCTCGTGCTCGCGATAAGGGCTCTTTGGACGTGATATGAGGCCTGAACACATTAGAAGAAGTGCTGGCATCAACGGTAGATCTTCCGAGTAGCCAAAGTCGCTACGATCCATGATTTCCATATTCTGCTCCTGCCTGCTTGCCTCTTTCACATCCACCGGTCTCGCAGAATTGAAGGTAGATGGTCCACCATGCGATGGGCTCTATTGCGCATCAAATTTGGTGCACAGTGCGCTCTATCTTTGCGCGTAGTAGTCAAGATTGCGAgttgtgaagtgaagtcaacGGAGTCAAGTCGTGTAACAGAAGTGTGTGCAAACATGCAGTTACCCACACTCGCCGCCGCGCTGCACTTGCCTTAACTTGCGTTCTGTGCTAGCTTATCTTGCGACTGCAACTCCCTCCCCTCTGACGCAAACACCACCAACCACCACTCGCGTGTCCGAGAAGAGATGTCGAACGAACCGCCAGGAGCTTCGCGCGACCTGAGCGAGCTCCTACAGACCCTGCCGCAAGAACTCTACAGCAAAATCTACGATGAAGTCTTCAACGTCGTTCCGAACAATGTCGTTGTACTCGATCGCTCGTACAGGTGGCCGCACCTACTCCATGTCGATGCAGCTTCTCGTGAGGCATACGCGAAGTCCTATTTCGGTCTCAATACTTTCTTCATCCATGGGTCCTCCGAGTTCCGCTGGGTCAGGACGCTGTGTGATCAACATGTGAAGTTCATCAAGGGGCTGTTCTTCCTGTGCAtctgcggcgaggaggatccGCTCCGGCACTTTCTCAAGACGATGGAGACTCGCAGTAGGCTGCTTCCATTGGGCATAAAGAAGGCAGATACGGTGAGAGTCATCACTTGGTACGAGGTAAGCTCATCGGTACGCGTAACAGATCTCATGGGGTCATTCTAACGTGGTCAGGCCCGGGAACGCTTCGGCGTCTGAACGTACACCGGCAAATATGCGACAGATCAAGAGCGGGAGTTGGTAGAGGGGCACAACAGGCAAGAGCGCCACCTGAAAGGTCTTTGAAGTCGAGTACACACGCCAGACCACTTCATTGAAGTCGTTCCTATCATGAGTGGCTTTTCTCCCATACCCAAAAATGCAGGACTCGATATCATAATAGTCATCAAACCACGACAGGGTTTGCCTCCTCTCCATTGGCAAGAGCCAAtcgctcctcttccttcttctgccgCAGAGCTTCGGTCTCCTTTCGTAGAGCCTCAAGGTTGAAACcaccgtcttcatcgtcagagTCTTCATCAGAGTCGCCACGCCAATCTCCCTTCTCGAACATAGCACGACCTGTCGCCTCCTTCATGGTCTGTGCTTCATGTTCGGCCGCCTTCTTGTCTAATCGTTCCTTCTTCCACTTTGCGAAGCTCTCGGGTGTGACCGGTGTCAGCTTGCCCGTGAGCTGCAATCGTTGCGATTCCAAGAAGTCCTCCAAAGTGAGCGTTGCCATGGGTGACTTGTCCATAAGggccttctctgctgctcgttGTTCCTTGGTCTTGAGCACGAATCCAGGGGGCAAAGAGTGCTTATATTTGCATTCATCTCCGCCGTTCGGACATTGCCAGAACCAACCATATTTCTGGTTCTCGACAGCTTCAATGAAGAACTTGCAGACCTTGTCCGTTGTAGTCTTGGGATTGCCGTGTTTCGACAAAACGACTTGTCGCAGCTTCTCTTCATCCCACTCTTCCATgccgtccttcttcttctcgtcttcagcCTCGTCGCCACGCACATCTTGATAcaagtccttcttcgcagtCTTGCGTTCGACGTCCAAGTCGTGAGAGAACTTgcacttcttgcccttctcacAACCGCCCTTTTTGAAAAATTGACAGAGAATAGTCTTGGGATCCACTCCCGGGGGCACTTTCTGTACGGCAACAGGAGCGAATAGTTCTGCGGCTTCCTTTCGtgcttgctctgctgccaacttctccttctccttttgCAGCTTCAatgcttccttcttcttgtcctctggCGCAGAGTTCTTCGATGCGGACATCTGCTTGATGGCCTTCTGAGCAGCACCACCTTTCTTATTCTTCATACCAAAGGACTT
Proteins encoded:
- a CDS encoding uncharacterized protein (BUSCO:EOG09264DJ8), translating into MAPKGKQDEPKKKKATVEDKSFGMKNKKGGAAQKAIKQMSASKNSAPEDKKKEALKLQKEKEKLAAEQARKEAAELFAPVAVQKVPPGVDPKTILCQFFKKGGCEKGKKCKFSHDLDVERKTAKKDLYQDVRGDEAEDEKKKDGMEEWDEEKLRQVVLSKHGNPKTTTDKVCKFFIEAVENQKYGWFWQCPNGGDECKYKHSLPPGFVLKTKEQRAAEKALMDKSPMATLTLEDFLESQRLQLTGKLTPVTPESFAKWKKERLDKKAAEHEAQTMKEATGRAMFEKGDWRGDSDEDSDDEDGGFNLEALRKETEALRQKKEEERLALANGEEANPVVV